Proteins encoded in a region of the Isosphaeraceae bacterium EP7 genome:
- a CDS encoding DUF1559 domain-containing protein, with the protein MRVPQRRGFTLIELLVVISIIAVLIALLLPAVQSAREAARRIQCTNNLKQLGLGIHNYESTNGALPPAFIQIGSGSTITWTNGWSAHARILPFMEQGSIFNNINFTLRYSVADNSTIGAVVVAGFLCPSEIKPEPRMNATTGVKQYGVTSYAWARGDWYSWGGFTGTANRSAFDVNLARKFAEFTDGLSNTMLAAEVKTYQPNLGNCGTGLANVNNINNLPPASASPYEVAPEYNTGCTLGLNGHTEWVDGAVHETGFTTAWPPNKKITRVGGDQGQDLDLVGLRENRGGPVYAAVTSRSYHPGGVNTMLGDGSIRFIKNTVNGEAWRALGSMRGGEVISSDSY; encoded by the coding sequence ATGAGAGTGCCCCAACGGCGTGGCTTCACACTGATCGAGCTGCTGGTCGTGATCTCGATTATCGCGGTCCTGATCGCGCTGCTGCTGCCGGCCGTGCAGAGCGCCCGCGAGGCGGCGCGGCGGATCCAGTGCACCAATAATCTGAAGCAGTTGGGCCTCGGGATTCACAACTACGAGTCAACCAATGGGGCCCTTCCCCCTGCGTTCATCCAGATCGGCAGCGGGTCGACGATCACCTGGACGAACGGCTGGAGTGCACACGCGAGGATCCTGCCGTTCATGGAGCAGGGGTCGATCTTCAACAACATCAACTTCACTCTGCGATATAGCGTGGCCGACAATTCGACGATCGGCGCGGTGGTTGTCGCCGGGTTCCTCTGCCCGAGCGAGATCAAGCCGGAGCCGAGGATGAACGCGACGACGGGCGTCAAGCAATATGGCGTCACTTCATACGCCTGGGCTCGGGGCGACTGGTATTCCTGGGGTGGGTTTACGGGGACCGCGAATCGGTCGGCCTTCGACGTGAATCTGGCCCGCAAGTTTGCCGAGTTCACCGACGGCCTGAGCAACACGATGCTGGCCGCCGAGGTGAAGACGTATCAGCCGAATCTGGGCAACTGCGGGACGGGCCTGGCGAATGTCAACAACATCAACAACTTGCCGCCCGCGTCGGCCAGCCCTTACGAGGTGGCGCCCGAGTACAACACGGGATGCACCCTCGGGTTGAATGGCCACACCGAGTGGGTTGACGGCGCCGTCCACGAGACGGGGTTCACGACGGCCTGGCCGCCGAACAAGAAGATCACCCGGGTCGGCGGCGATCAGGGCCAGGACCTCGACCTGGTCGGCCTGAGGGAGAACCGAGGGGGACCGGTCTACGCGGCCGTGACCTCCCGGAGCTACCACCCCGGCGGCGTCAACACGATGCTGGGCGACGGCTCGATCCGGTTCATCAAGAACACAGTCAACGGCGAGGCCTGGCGGGCGCTGGGCAGCATGCGCGGCGGTGAGGTCATCAGCTCCGATTCCTACTGA
- a CDS encoding cellulase family glycosylhydrolase, whose product MNRVRRSIALMACVAGVLLGWAVEGGARDLWTKEQAQAWGKKTPWLVGSNYIPSTAINQLEMWQAETFDPATIDRELGLAHGLGFNSMRVFLHDLAYKQDPDGFLKRVDGFLAIAAKHKIGVMLVLFDSVWDPFPKAGPQRAPKPGVHNSGWVQGPGVEILSHPERHGELEGYVRGVVGRFKDDPRVQVWDVCNEPDNTNGSSYMKFEPANKSELALMLLKKAYAWARDENPTQPLTSGVWVGEWQRGKLTPLQTFQLEESDVLSFHDYSPLPKLKARLESVEAYGRPVLCTEYMARPEGSRFDPCLAFLKSKKVGAYNWGFVDGKSQTTIPWDSWKTPYRAEPPVWFHDIFRRDGTPYDAGEVAYIRGLTGAAGK is encoded by the coding sequence ATGAATCGCGTCCGAAGATCGATCGCCCTGATGGCGTGCGTCGCCGGGGTGCTGCTGGGCTGGGCCGTGGAAGGGGGGGCCCGCGACCTCTGGACCAAGGAGCAGGCGCAGGCCTGGGGCAAGAAGACGCCCTGGCTGGTGGGGTCGAACTACATCCCCAGCACGGCCATCAACCAACTCGAGATGTGGCAGGCGGAGACGTTCGACCCGGCGACGATCGACCGGGAGCTGGGCCTGGCGCATGGCCTGGGCTTCAACTCGATGCGGGTCTTCCTTCACGACCTGGCGTACAAGCAGGACCCGGATGGGTTCCTCAAGCGTGTCGACGGGTTCCTGGCGATCGCGGCGAAGCACAAGATCGGCGTGATGCTGGTCCTGTTCGACTCGGTCTGGGATCCCTTCCCCAAGGCGGGGCCGCAGCGTGCGCCCAAGCCCGGCGTGCATAACTCGGGCTGGGTGCAGGGGCCGGGCGTGGAGATCTTGAGCCACCCGGAGCGGCACGGCGAGCTTGAGGGCTACGTCCGCGGCGTGGTCGGCCGGTTCAAGGATGATCCGAGGGTGCAAGTCTGGGACGTCTGCAACGAGCCGGATAACACCAACGGTTCGAGCTACATGAAGTTCGAGCCGGCGAACAAGTCGGAGCTGGCCCTGATGCTCCTGAAGAAGGCCTATGCCTGGGCCCGCGACGAGAACCCGACCCAGCCGTTGACGTCGGGCGTCTGGGTGGGCGAGTGGCAGCGGGGCAAGTTGACACCCCTCCAGACATTCCAGCTCGAGGAGTCGGACGTCCTGAGCTTCCACGACTATTCGCCGCTGCCCAAGCTGAAGGCTCGGCTGGAGAGCGTCGAGGCGTACGGCCGGCCCGTGCTCTGCACCGAGTACATGGCGCGGCCCGAGGGGAGCCGGTTCGACCCCTGCCTGGCGTTCCTGAAGTCGAAGAAGGTGGGGGCGTATAACTGGGGGTTCGTCGACGGCAAGTCGCAGACGACGATCCCCTGGGACTCGTGGAAGACCCCTTACAGGGCCGAGCCGCCGGTCTGGTTCCACGACATCTTCCGCCGCGACGGGACGCCCTATGATGCCGGCGAAGTGGCGTACATCCGGGGGCTGACCGGGGCGGCCGGGAAGTGA
- the msrA gene encoding peptide-methionine (S)-S-oxide reductase MsrA, whose protein sequence is MLIRSSAACLGICLVLASASAPAIEDARAKPKATAADPVPADSEKPAAKPELDAEGATKSKAKPKGRPKTEVATFGAGCFWSTEAVFERLPGVLSVDSGFSGGQVPNPSYELVCSGTTGHAEVVNVRFDPDVTTYDALLNAFWTSHDPTTPNRQGDDFGTQYRSAIFYHSEAQKKAALKSYRELTTRNAFRGPIVTELLPFGGFYPAEPYHQDYFRTNRGSDYSLIYIIPKLRKLHLLDTKPRSAAHAPARRPLDRARTIGAQSTETQDTAKDQGDAPATSGTTSPPAPGR, encoded by the coding sequence ATGCTCATCCGATCCTCGGCGGCATGTCTCGGGATCTGCCTGGTCCTGGCATCCGCCTCGGCCCCCGCCATCGAAGATGCCAGGGCGAAGCCCAAAGCGACCGCCGCCGACCCGGTGCCGGCCGACTCGGAGAAGCCCGCCGCCAAGCCCGAGCTCGACGCCGAGGGCGCCACCAAGTCCAAGGCGAAGCCCAAGGGCAGGCCGAAGACCGAGGTCGCCACCTTCGGCGCCGGCTGCTTCTGGTCCACCGAGGCCGTCTTCGAACGCCTCCCGGGCGTCCTCTCCGTGGATTCGGGCTTCAGCGGCGGACAGGTCCCCAACCCGTCCTACGAGCTCGTCTGCTCAGGGACTACCGGCCATGCCGAGGTCGTCAACGTCCGGTTCGACCCCGACGTCACCACCTACGACGCCCTGCTCAACGCCTTCTGGACATCGCACGACCCCACCACGCCCAACCGGCAGGGCGACGACTTCGGCACGCAGTACCGCTCGGCCATCTTCTATCACAGCGAGGCCCAGAAGAAGGCCGCTCTGAAGTCCTACCGCGAGCTCACCACCCGCAACGCCTTTCGCGGGCCCATCGTCACCGAGCTGCTCCCCTTCGGCGGCTTCTACCCGGCCGAGCCCTATCATCAGGACTATTTCCGCACCAATCGCGGCTCCGACTACAGCCTGATCTACATCATCCCCAAGCTCCGCAAGCTCCACCTTCTGGACACCAAGCCCAGGTCGGCCGCCCACGCCCCGGCCCGACGTCCGCTTGACCGCGCACGCACAATCGGGGCACAGTCGACGGAGACTCAGGACACCGCCAAGGACCAGGGGGACGCGCCGGCCACCTCGGGGACGACCTCCCCGCCGGCGCCCGGCCGCTGA